Proteins from a single region of Flavobacterium sp.:
- a CDS encoding permease-like cell division protein FtsX has product MSSNFDKFQKRRLISSYFSVVLSVFLVLFLLGVLGLFIINSKKLANDFKEKIAMTVFFKNEANDSVIKAFNTQLKRAPFAKSYAYVSKEKAAKEHTDIIGEDFLTFLGENPLLNSYDIHLKADYVERDSISKIESGLRQNTMVEDIVYDKQLVNLVNDNIKKVSMWILIISGFLTVIAVLLINSSLRLSIHSNRFIIKTMQMVGATKAFIRKPFVARSVKLGMLGAALAIIALIGLLFYVETNFPGLGILEDKALIGLVLLAVFGLGVLITWVSTHFATQRFLNLRTDDLY; this is encoded by the coding sequence ATGAGTTCTAACTTTGATAAATTTCAAAAGCGCAGGTTAATTTCCTCTTATTTTTCGGTAGTATTAAGTGTATTCTTGGTTTTATTCCTTTTGGGAGTACTAGGATTATTCATCATTAATTCTAAAAAACTGGCAAACGATTTTAAAGAAAAAATTGCGATGACAGTTTTCTTCAAAAATGAAGCAAATGACAGCGTTATCAAAGCATTCAACACTCAATTGAAAAGAGCGCCTTTTGCAAAATCTTATGCTTATGTTTCGAAAGAAAAAGCAGCAAAAGAGCATACTGATATTATTGGAGAAGATTTCCTGACATTTTTAGGAGAAAATCCGTTATTGAATTCTTACGACATTCACTTAAAAGCAGATTATGTTGAAAGAGACAGTATCTCTAAAATCGAAAGCGGATTGCGTCAAAACACAATGGTTGAAGATATTGTTTACGACAAACAATTAGTAAATCTGGTAAACGACAATATTAAGAAAGTGAGTATGTGGATTTTGATTATCAGCGGTTTCCTTACTGTAATTGCGGTTTTATTAATCAACAGTTCATTGCGTTTATCAATTCACTCAAACCGATTTATTATTAAAACGATGCAGATGGTTGGCGCAACAAAGGCTTTTATTCGTAAACCTTTTGTGGCACGCAGTGTAAAATTAGGAATGCTTGGTGCGGCTTTGGCAATAATTGCATTGATTGGACTTTTATTTTATGTTGAAACGAATTTCCCTGGCTTAGGAATTTTAGAAGATAAAGCTTTAATTGGTTTAGTATTATTAGCCGTTTTCGGATTAGGTGTTTTAATTACCTGGGTAAGTACGCACTTTGCAACACAGCGCTTCCTGAATTTAAGAACTGACGATCTTTATTAA